TTGGTCCGCCCACAGCGCGGGCGAGATGCCGCGGGTGCTGGTGACCGACGATGTCCAGGTGCCGCGCGTGTGGGAGTGGGAGAGCCTGTCCGACCTGCGCTTCAGCGTCGTGAATGTGCAGCTGACCCATCCGCCCAAGCCCCTGAACGGCCGGCTGATCAGCTACCCGATGCAGTACACGATGAATGCCAGCCACCCGCGGTCGCTGCTCAGCGATCTGCTGCGCGAAGGCGTGCGTTATGCCCACGATGTGACGCTGTTCTACCGCGGCGAATCCTTCGACGAATTCGCCGCCCAGGCCTGGCGTGTGGCGGCTGCGCAGTTGCAGGCCGCCCAGGCGCTGGCGCGCGACACCGACGTGATGATCGTCAACCTGACCCTGATCGACCGCGTCTCCCACTTCCTCTGGTACGAAATGCGGGACCCGGCGCCCCCACAGCGGCCCACCGTGCTGCGGGCCTATGACTTCGTGGACCAGGCCTGCCGCGCGCTGCAGGCGCTGGGCGCCGAGACCACCATGGTCTTTTCCGAAATGGGCTTCGGCGAGCTGGACGGCTTTGTGTCGATCGACGACCTGCTGCTGCAGGCCGGCCTGCAGCACCGAGATGCCGACGGCCAGGTGGACCTGGCCCGCAGCCTGGCGATGGAAACGGTGCAGGGCTCCCATGGCGTGATGCTGTGCCGCGACCTGTGCAACACCGGTCGGGCCACCGCAGCGGAGATCGACACGGTGCGGCAGGCGCTGGCGGCCCTGCGGTTTCCGAACGGGCAACCGGTGATCGGATCGGTGCATCACCGCGACGAGCTGTATACCGGCCCCTTCCGGCACCTCGCACCCAGCCTGGTGATCAAGCCGGCGGATGAGCGCCGGCCGCCACTGGGCGAGCGGCGTTGGGCGACCCATGTGCGGCGCACCGCGCAATCGGGCTGGCACCGGGATCGCGGCTTCATGGTGCTGGACGCTCCCGGGGCCGAGCTGCCGCAGGGCCAGCCGGTCCAGCTGCAGCAGATCGCCCCCACGATCGCCGAAATGCTGGGCCGCGAGGCGCCAGCCGGCTGCGAACGGCCCTCCCTGATGACGCGGCAGACCCGCCGCGAGGATTCTCCAGAGACCCTTGAAAGGACCTTCTCATGACGCTTGCGATCAACGGCGGGCCGCGCGTGCGCAGCCAGGACTTCCCGGCCTGGCCTCAGTTCGACCACACCGAGGAGGAAGCCCTGTTGCGCAGCCTTCGCCAGGGTCAATGGTGGCGGGTCTCCGGCAAGGAGAACACCGCCTTCGAAAGCGAGTATGCGCACTATCACGGCGCGCCGTTTGCCGTCACCGTCACCAATGGCACGGTGGCGCTGGAGCTGGCGCTGCAGGCGGCGGGCATCCAGCCCGGAGATGAAGTGATCGTGCCCGCCTTCACCTTTGTGTCGACCTCGATGGCCTGCCAGCGGGTGGGCGCCATTGCGGTGCCCGCCGATGTGCGGCCGGACAGTTACGGCATCGATCCGGAGGCGGTGCGCCGCAAGATCACCGACCGCACCCGGGCCATCATCCCGGTGCATCTGTCCGGGCATTTCTGCGACATGACCGCGGTGATGGCCATTGCCGAGGCCCATGGGCTGGTGGTCATCCAGGATGCCGCCCATGCCAACGGCGCTCGCGGCGAGGGCGGCAAACGCATCGGCGACTGGCACACGCTGGCCTGTTTCAGCTTCCAGAACTTCAAGCTGATGACCGCCGGCGAGGGCGGCCTGGTGCTGTGCCCGACCGAGGAACTGCGCGACCGGGTCTACCTCTACAGCAACTGCGGCCGTCCGGCGGGCGATCGCAGCTACAACCACACGGTGGTGGGCACCAACGGTCGGCTCAACGAGTTTTCCGCTGCGGTGCTGCGAGCGCAGTTGGCGCGTCTGGCCCAGCAAAGCGAGCGCCGCGAGGCCAATGCGCGCCTGCTCTCCGAGGTGCTGGCCGCGGAATCCCGGGTGACGGTGCAGGGCCACACGGCCCACGCCACCCAGCATCCGCACTACATGTACATGCTGACGCTCAACCCGGACGATGGCCGGGTGCCGGACCGCAACCGGATCGTCGACTGCCTGATCGCCGAAGGCATTCCGGCTTACCGGGCCTACCAGGCGCTTTATCGGATCCCGTCCTTCTGGCTGGCGCCAGCTCCGTCCACCTCGCAGGCGCAATTGATCGCCGAATGCCCAGTCACCGAGCACATCGCGGCGCAAGGCATCTGGATCCACCATCGCGCCTTGCTGGGCAGTGTGGAGGACACGCTGGACATTGCACGCGCCATCACCAAGGTGCTGGGGTGACCGGTCCGGAGGTTTCGCTGGTCATTCCGGTGCATGCGAAGCCACAGCGGCTGGCCTTGACCCTGGCGGCGGTGGCGGGTCTGCGCGGGCCCACTCGGCTGGAGTTGATCCTGGTGGCGGATGCGCCGACCGAGGCGGTCCGGGACCTTGCGCAGCGCGTGCCCGGCGCCCGACTGCTCACCACCGCCGGACTCGGACGCGCTGGCGCCCGCAATGCGGGCGCGAAAGCAGCCTCGGCCCCGCTGCTGGTCTTCCTGGACGACGACATCCTGGTGGCGCAGGACTTCGTGGAACGTCATCGAGAGGCGCAGGCGCTGCAGCCGGGCCTGGTGCACGGGCGGCTTCGGGAATTGATCTCCTTGATCCGCGTCGACGATCCGGCCCATCCGGGCGACGGGTTGCCCGCCATCGACGCCGCGGCGCTCCGGGCGGGCAATTGGTCACCGCCGGCCGGGCTTCGGCAATGGGCCAGCACGCTGTCTCAGGCGATCGAGGCCCCCGAAGCCGCTGCGGTCTGGCCCTGGTTGGCGGCAGGCGCCAATCTGTCGCTGCCCAAGGCGCTCTGGGCCTCGGTGGGCGGATTCGACGAAGGCTACGGCCAGCGCTGGGGCATGGAGGACATCGACTTCGCGTTTCGGCTGTGGCGCTCCGGCGTGGCGGTGCGCTTCGCCGAGCAGGCGGCGGGCTTTCACCAATCCCATGCGGCGCCGGATCGCTGGGACGCTCACGGAATCAACCTGCGGCGCTTCCAGCAGTTGGCGGCTTGCCCCGCCGCGCAGGCCTTGGATCAATTGCTGGCGCCGTATGGCTCGCTGGCGGCTTACCGGTCGCGGGTGGACCAGATCCAGCAGGCGGCGTCCATGGTCGCGGGCTCGGCCGAGGCGACGTTCTGCGCCTCGGTGGCGATCCCTGACGCGGTCGACGGCAATACGACCCACATCGAACCGGTCGCGCCAGCGCCAGCGACATCGGCCGCCACCCCCGCGAATCTGGCCAACTGCTGAGCGAAGACACGCCCGCTGCCGAACAGGCGCAACACCTGGCTCCGATACCGTGAGGCCGCGCGAACCCACGGCGACCACGCCACCGGCAGTCGCACACGGCCCAGCCGCAGCCCCAGGGTGTCCAGGTGCTGTTGCACGGCGGGGCCCTCTGCGGTCTCGGCGTAGGGAAACTCCATGTAGAAGCTGGGAGACGGGACCAGTTGCCGCGCCGCCCGATGGACCAGGCAATGGTCGACATGCCGGCCCACGGCCAGCGGCGCGATCACAAGATCGTCGGGACGGAGTACGGCGCGCAAGCGTTCGAGCAGTGCGGGCGACGGATCGGGCCATTGGCCAGGATCGACCGAGGCGAACAGCGAGGCGGGCGCCGAATGACTGAAGCGCCCATCCACCTCCTGCCGAAACGCGGCCTCGCGCAGGCCCAGAGGAAGCAGCTTGGCCCCCAGATCGGCGATGGCGACGGCATCCTCCTGCTGTCGCCGAGGCGCGGCGCCCAGGCCGCGCCAACGATGGGCAGGATCCGCGTCGTCGTGCCGCGAGGCCGACCCGCCGACTCGCGCGCGGGGATCGACCGAACTCGGGGCGGGCGCGCCGTCATCGGGCGGCTCCCCATCGAAGACGGTCACCACCAGCACCTCGCCGTGGCGCGCCCAGGCCGCGATGGCACCGCCCAGTGACCACACCGCATCATCCGGATGCGGCGACAGGATCACACGGCGTTGAACTGGTCGATCAGCAGCGTCGAGGGTGCTGTCGACGGCATCGGCACGACCTGGCCCCATCGCAGCAGCGTGTCAGCGGGCGCCATCGCTCAACGCCGGCTGGCGCATCGCGTCGTACGCGGGCACGCGATCGGGGACGGCAGCGGGCAGGGCCTCCGCCCCGGCGCCCACGCTCAGACTCACCCGCTCCCGTGCGATCGGCTCCCGAAAAACCGGTTCCAGCACGATCGGCTCCGGCGACATCGGCTGTGACGCCGCAGGCGGCTCGGCGATGGGCCGCGCCGACCGCCGTGCCGGCGTGGGGCGATTGTGCCCAATCATCAGCAAGTCCGGGCGATGCAACGGGCGCGTGTCCAGCGACGGCTCCCAGGTGGCCAGTTCCTCGTCCTGGGCAGTGCCCGGAATGTGGCCTTCGCGCGCGATCAGTGCCACCGTCTCGGCCAGCAGGCGCACGCCCAAGGGCGCCAGGTCGCGGCGCCAGAGTTCTTCCGCCGAGTCGTCGGGCCGGATCAGCACATGGTGCTGGGCCAGGATGGGGCCGCCGTCCACCTGCTGCGACAGCCGATACACCGTGCCGCCGGTCACCCGCTCCCGCATCCGCACCGCCCATTTCACCGCGTCACGCCCGCGGTGCAGCGGCAACAGCGACGGGTGGTAGCCGATGCCGCCATAGGTCGCCCGCAAC
The Roseateles amylovorans genome window above contains:
- a CDS encoding alkaline phosphatase family protein; translation: MKALIVIAEGMDPTVLTREVAAGRLPWFGEQMRQRRYAPMDCGPVPYEPVNLATAFSGMNPGRHGCFSYWSAHSAGEMPRVLVTDDVQVPRVWEWESLSDLRFSVVNVQLTHPPKPLNGRLISYPMQYTMNASHPRSLLSDLLREGVRYAHDVTLFYRGESFDEFAAQAWRVAAAQLQAAQALARDTDVMIVNLTLIDRVSHFLWYEMRDPAPPQRPTVLRAYDFVDQACRALQALGAETTMVFSEMGFGELDGFVSIDDLLLQAGLQHRDADGQVDLARSLAMETVQGSHGVMLCRDLCNTGRATAAEIDTVRQALAALRFPNGQPVIGSVHHRDELYTGPFRHLAPSLVIKPADERRPPLGERRWATHVRRTAQSGWHRDRGFMVLDAPGAELPQGQPVQLQQIAPTIAEMLGREAPAGCERPSLMTRQTRREDSPETLERTFS
- a CDS encoding DegT/DnrJ/EryC1/StrS family aminotransferase, which codes for MTLAINGGPRVRSQDFPAWPQFDHTEEEALLRSLRQGQWWRVSGKENTAFESEYAHYHGAPFAVTVTNGTVALELALQAAGIQPGDEVIVPAFTFVSTSMACQRVGAIAVPADVRPDSYGIDPEAVRRKITDRTRAIIPVHLSGHFCDMTAVMAIAEAHGLVVIQDAAHANGARGEGGKRIGDWHTLACFSFQNFKLMTAGEGGLVLCPTEELRDRVYLYSNCGRPAGDRSYNHTVVGTNGRLNEFSAAVLRAQLARLAQQSERREANARLLSEVLAAESRVTVQGHTAHATQHPHYMYMLTLNPDDGRVPDRNRIVDCLIAEGIPAYRAYQALYRIPSFWLAPAPSTSQAQLIAECPVTEHIAAQGIWIHHRALLGSVEDTLDIARAITKVLG
- a CDS encoding PIG-L deacetylase family protein → MGPGRADAVDSTLDAADRPVQRRVILSPHPDDAVWSLGGAIAAWARHGEVLVVTVFDGEPPDDGAPAPSSVDPRARVGGSASRHDDADPAHRWRGLGAAPRRQQEDAVAIADLGAKLLPLGLREAAFRQEVDGRFSHSAPASLFASVDPGQWPDPSPALLERLRAVLRPDDLVIAPLAVGRHVDHCLVHRAARQLVPSPSFYMEFPYAETAEGPAVQQHLDTLGLRLGRVRLPVAWSPWVRAASRYRSQVLRLFGSGRVFAQQLARFAGVAADVAGAGATGSMWVVLPSTASGIATEAQNVASAEPATMDAACWIWSTRDR
- a CDS encoding formyltransferase family protein, whose amino-acid sequence is MNVLVTGQKWFGAEVFQALRALAGIRVMHVFAPADDRLRAAADRAGVPVSLAGTLCEASMPAQVDLIVAAHSHDFIGERTRLRATYGGIGYHPSLLPLHRGRDAVKWAVRMRERVTGGTVYRLSQQVDGGPILAQHHVLIRPDDSAEELWRRDLAPLGVRLLAETVALIAREGHIPGTAQDEELATWEPSLDTRPLHRPDLLMIGHNRPTPARRSARPIAEPPAASQPMSPEPIVLEPVFREPIARERVSLSVGAGAEALPAAVPDRVPAYDAMRQPALSDGAR